The DNA segment ATGTTTATTTTAGCTGGAAATTTACTAAGCAAGGGTGGCTCTGCTAGGCGTATTATAGACTTTGCAAAGTCGATGGTAGGACATTTGCCTGGTGGTTTGCCTATGAGTGCGATATTTGCTTGTGTGATTTTTGCAGCAGTTTCTGGTAGCTCTCCAGCAACTGTTGTGGCCATAGGCTCTATAATGTTTGTGGCTATAAAAGAGGCTGGATACCCCTCTGCTTACGCAGTTGGTGGCATTGCAACGGCAGGAAGTCTTGGAATTTTAATACCTCCGTCTGTTGTTATGATAGTTTATGGAGTGACGGCTGAGGTTAGCATAGCAAAGCTGTTTATGGCAGGGGTTGTGCCAGGGCTTATGCTTGGAGCTATGATGGTAGCTCAGACATATTTTGGTGCAAAAAGGCTTGGGTTTAAGGCAACCAAGCCAGAGCCTTGGAGTGATAGGATAAAGAAATTTTCAAAGGCATTTTGGGCTTTATTAATAGTTGTTGTTGTCATAGGCGGGATTTATGGTGGAATTTTCACTCCAACAGAGGCAGCAGCAGCAAGTGCGGTTTATGCACTTATTATCTCGCTTTTTGTTTATAGGGATATTAAGATAAAGGATTTATGGGGCATTTGCCTTGAGTCCGCACTTACGACTGCTATGATATTTTTTATCATTGCAAATGCCGTTGTGTTTGCTTATTTATTAACTAGTGAGCAGATACCTAAGAGTATCTCTGATAGTATAATGGCTGCAAATATTGGCAAAATCGGCTTTTTGATAATCGTAAATATCTTGCTTTTTATAATGGGTCAATTTATGGAGCCATCATCGGTTGTTATGATTATGGTGCCTTTACTTTTACCTATTGCGTTAGAGCTTGGTATAGATCCGGTGCATTTTGGAATTTTACTTATCGTAAATATGGAGATAGGTATGATAACACCGCCTGTTGGACTAAATTTATTCGTTGCAAGCGGACTTACTGGTATGAGCCTAAAAGATGTCGTGGTCGCTTGTTTACCTTGGACTTTGACACTATTTATCGGACTTATGCTAGTAACTTACATACCTGAGATTTCACTATGGCTACCTAACTTAATGTATGGCGGATGATTTTAGACGACCAAATCGGTCGTCTTTTTGTCTGCTAAAATATGTGCAGTTTTACCACATTTAATGTGTAAAAAATTCATATTAAAATTTAGTGTAAAATACCATAAAATCGAGCTTTTTAAGCAAAAAAATATAAAATTTTTTGTATCATAAAAACATCAAATTTTATATCAAGGAGATAATAATGTTTATCAAGTTAAATGACCGTGTTTATCTAAACACAGACCGCATTACAAGAGTTAAGATAGATAATGTCCAAGACGGCATTCGCATTCGTTTTTACGAGGGTGTGGCTCAAGTTGCTAAAAGTGGTAGATTTGAGAGCTTTGAAGCGGCTCAAAAATGGCTTGAGCAAAATTTCGTAAAGTAAAACTTCAGGGCATTTTTATGCCCAAACCACTCTCTCTTACAATTATTTAAAAATTTAGATGATATAATTTTACAAGCTTCAAGGTCGTGGCTGAAATTTCAGCTTTGAAGAGCAAAATTTAAGGAAAAATATGCAAAGGTTAGATTGTAGAAATTTAGAGTGTCCAGAGCCTGTTATCAGGACAAAAAATGCCCTTAATGAGCTAAAAGACGCCCAAAAGCTTGAAATTTTAGTAAATTCGCAAGCCCCGCGCGAAAATATCTCGCGATTTTTAAACTCACAAAATCAAAATTTCAGTATCAAGGATCTGCCTAATGGCGAAACGCTTTTTGAGGTTAGCAAAAGCGGTGTTTTAGCCGAGGTAAATACAGATGATTTTGTGTGTAACACTCTTAGTAAAAAGGTTATTTTTTTAAACGAAGATAGAACTGGCAGTGGCGAGGTTGGAGTTGGACTTTTGGCGAAATTTTTAGGTGCATTTTTACAGGTTGAAAATAAGCCTTATGCCGTTTTGCTCGTAAATAACGCAGTTAGATTAAGCACAGATAGGGCACAACCAGCTTTTAAGGCACTTAAGGATTTAGAGGCACTTGGTGTTAAAATTTTAAGTTGCGGCAGTTGTCTTGAGGCTTATAAATTAGTCGATAAACTGGGCGTTGGCGAGATAACAAACGCCTTTGAAATAGCAGATATTTTAAGCAAATATGATGAGATAAAACTTTGATATACAACGACAGAAATTTAACAAAATTTGTTCGTGCAGCGGGTTGAGCGGCCAAACTTGACCCGTTGGGTCTAAACAAAACGTTAAGCCGTCTTGATATGAAGCACGAAAATTTACTATCGTCCATAAATAGCAACGAGGACGCCAGTGTCTTTAAGCT comes from the Campylobacter mucosalis genome and includes:
- a CDS encoding TRAP transporter large permease; translated protein: MTIAFLFISLFGLMLIGVPVAVALGSSTVLTMLLFTDIDVSTIPQLIFDGINKFALMAIPMFILAGNLLSKGGSARRIIDFAKSMVGHLPGGLPMSAIFACVIFAAVSGSSPATVVAIGSIMFVAIKEAGYPSAYAVGGIATAGSLGILIPPSVVMIVYGVTAEVSIAKLFMAGVVPGLMLGAMMVAQTYFGAKRLGFKATKPEPWSDRIKKFSKAFWALLIVVVVIGGIYGGIFTPTEAAAASAVYALIISLFVYRDIKIKDLWGICLESALTTAMIFFIIANAVVFAYLLTSEQIPKSISDSIMAANIGKIGFLIIVNILLFIMGQFMEPSSVVMIMVPLLLPIALELGIDPVHFGILLIVNMEIGMITPPVGLNLFVASGLTGMSLKDVVVACLPWTLTLFIGLMLVTYIPEISLWLPNLMYGG
- the yedF gene encoding sulfurtransferase-like selenium metabolism protein YedF codes for the protein MQRLDCRNLECPEPVIRTKNALNELKDAQKLEILVNSQAPRENISRFLNSQNQNFSIKDLPNGETLFEVSKSGVLAEVNTDDFVCNTLSKKVIFLNEDRTGSGEVGVGLLAKFLGAFLQVENKPYAVLLVNNAVRLSTDRAQPAFKALKDLEALGVKILSCGSCLEAYKLVDKLGVGEITNAFEIADILSKYDEIKL